One window from the genome of Echinicola vietnamensis DSM 17526 encodes:
- a CDS encoding VOC family protein: MKTKQIWANLAVENIHRTKSFYVSLGFQLNGRPSDDLVSFFFGPDNFVIHFFRKEKLESSLEGKTADLSQGNEVMFSLAADTKAAYDDWVIEIQQAGGTIVFDSNTDRKAYYDDNGFYVCVFTDPDGHKFNLLYNKNI, translated from the coding sequence ATGAAAACAAAACAGATTTGGGCCAACCTGGCCGTAGAGAACATACATCGCACGAAATCATTTTATGTATCTTTAGGCTTTCAGTTAAATGGTAGGCCTTCTGACGATCTGGTCAGTTTCTTTTTTGGACCAGATAACTTTGTGATTCACTTCTTCAGAAAAGAAAAGCTGGAATCGAGCCTGGAGGGTAAAACAGCAGACCTAAGCCAAGGCAATGAAGTCATGTTTTCCTTAGCAGCTGATACTAAGGCTGCGTATGACGACTGGGTAATTGAAATCCAGCAAGCAGGTGGTACCATTGTTTTCGATTCAAACACCGATAGAAAAGCCTATTATGACGACAATGGCTTTTACGTGTGCGTGTTTACAGATCCGGATGGACATAAATTCAATTTGCTATATAATAAGAATATATGA
- a CDS encoding DUF2703 domain-containing protein gives MEAQTKSVLKVEIIQVEMSNDTSSSCSACDTVQGKLTSAIQEVQKLFDHIDCEILLKSTKVKNTEEAEKAQIIASPTIRVGYLDFYPNHIHDNSEEREWTWKDLTLPEPTKEILIEVLLKGYFEPREESKKMEMSPYILKSLNESQQEKSDCECS, from the coding sequence ATGGAAGCGCAGACAAAAAGCGTATTAAAAGTAGAGATCATTCAAGTAGAGATGTCAAACGACACAAGCAGTTCCTGTTCGGCTTGTGACACAGTACAAGGCAAATTAACATCGGCCATTCAGGAGGTACAAAAGCTCTTTGATCATATTGACTGTGAAATCTTGTTGAAGTCAACCAAAGTAAAAAATACAGAAGAGGCTGAAAAAGCTCAAATTATCGCTTCACCTACCATACGGGTAGGCTATTTAGATTTTTACCCGAACCATATCCACGATAATTCTGAAGAAAGGGAATGGACGTGGAAGGATTTAACCTTGCCTGAACCCACAAAAGAAATCCTGATAGAGGTTTTGTTAAAGGGCTACTTTGAACCTCGAGAGGAGTCAAAAAAAATGGAAATGTCACCATATATTTTAAAGTCCTTAAACGAAAGTCAACAAGAAAAATCAGACTGCGAATGCAGCTAA
- a CDS encoding sigma-70 family RNA polymerase sigma factor: MKCDVYTIWETYQRQLHAYVRKRVSNTYDAEDILQTVLIKVTNHCEQRNDVAHITPWLYRITQNTINDHYKRSKKIVPTDDQTNLSREQEGGYDEDFFVWLHKFMDQLPSKYARPLHLSDIKGVPQKEIAEKLGLSLTATKSRIQRARKILRERFDECGKVEASGDQLLSYNITKSCCLNTL; the protein is encoded by the coding sequence ATGAAGTGCGATGTATATACCATTTGGGAAACTTATCAGAGGCAATTACACGCTTATGTAAGAAAACGAGTGTCAAACACTTACGATGCTGAGGATATTTTGCAAACCGTACTGATTAAAGTCACGAATCATTGTGAGCAAAGGAACGATGTAGCCCACATCACACCCTGGCTTTATCGCATTACCCAAAACACCATCAACGACCATTACAAAAGATCAAAAAAGATTGTCCCAACTGATGACCAAACCAACCTAAGTAGAGAACAAGAAGGCGGATATGACGAAGATTTCTTTGTTTGGCTGCACAAGTTTATGGATCAGCTACCCAGCAAGTATGCACGGCCATTACATCTCTCCGACATCAAGGGAGTACCTCAAAAAGAAATTGCAGAAAAGCTAGGTTTATCATTGACGGCCACCAAATCAAGAATTCAAAGGGCCAGAAAAATACTGCGAGAAAGATTTGATGAATGCGGCAAGGTAGAAGCTTCAGGGGACCAGTTACTGTCCTATAACATTACCAAAAGTTGTTGTCTAAATACGCTATAA
- a CDS encoding aldo/keto reductase, with translation MDLTHYRTFGRSGLRISPMTLGAMTFGLDWEYGASPEDSKAILAKYMEMGGNSVDTANIYTKGHSEKIIGDHLKENNIRRDSMVIATKFFGNMYPGDPNGGGTSRKTMIESLENSLRRLQTDFVDLYWVHAYDEFTPIEETMSALHDMVTAGKVRYIAISDTPAWKISQAQMIAQFRGWSSFIGLQTEYSLLERTSEGELIPMAKEMGLGVMPWSPLKQGILTGKYTRENKGEKLSERYENPEFSEGTYDVIDRLIKLAKEKGVTPTEIALAWVLSRPGVVSTLMGVRTMQHLTNNLKAMEVELSKADMASLNEVSDPPLNFPVPFLRSARNVAHAGANINGWPSIVPPILPKDQKEVY, from the coding sequence ATGGATTTAACACATTATCGAACTTTTGGTAGATCAGGGCTGCGGATAAGTCCCATGACACTGGGAGCGATGACCTTCGGATTGGATTGGGAATATGGAGCCTCACCCGAAGATTCAAAAGCCATCCTGGCCAAATACATGGAGATGGGAGGGAATTCAGTGGATACGGCCAATATATACACCAAGGGACATTCCGAAAAAATCATAGGGGACCATTTAAAGGAAAATAATATAAGAAGGGACAGCATGGTGATCGCTACCAAGTTTTTTGGAAACATGTACCCCGGGGATCCGAACGGTGGAGGCACCAGTCGGAAGACAATGATCGAGTCACTGGAAAACTCACTGAGACGCCTTCAAACTGACTTCGTTGATTTGTACTGGGTTCATGCGTATGACGAGTTTACGCCTATCGAGGAAACCATGTCCGCCCTTCACGATATGGTCACTGCGGGGAAAGTGCGTTACATCGCCATTTCCGACACACCTGCATGGAAAATTTCCCAAGCCCAGATGATTGCCCAATTTCGCGGATGGTCTTCCTTTATTGGTTTGCAAACGGAATATTCCCTATTGGAACGAACCTCTGAAGGAGAATTGATTCCAATGGCCAAGGAAATGGGCTTGGGCGTTATGCCATGGTCTCCTTTGAAGCAAGGCATTCTGACCGGTAAGTACACAAGAGAAAACAAGGGAGAAAAGCTCAGCGAACGCTATGAAAACCCAGAGTTCTCTGAAGGAACCTATGACGTAATTGATAGGTTAATAAAACTTGCAAAAGAGAAGGGTGTAACCCCTACAGAAATTGCATTGGCCTGGGTTCTGTCCAGGCCTGGAGTGGTTTCTACGCTTATGGGGGTTCGTACCATGCAACACCTGACCAATAACCTTAAGGCCATGGAAGTGGAGCTTTCCAAAGCGGATATGGCATCGCTAAATGAAGTTTCAGATCCACCGCTCAATTTCCCTGTTCCTTTTCTGAGAAGTGCAAGGAATGTGGCCCATGCAGGGGCAAACATTAATGGCTGGCCATCGATCGTACCACCTATTTTACCGAAGGACCAGAAAGAAGTGTATTGA
- a CDS encoding dihydrofolate reductase family protein, with product MGKLIAYEFLSMDGYMAGKAGQEMDFVTSKFLPEMEEDIALAYQHVDRFLFGKTTYESLAQYWPTVSQEEEPLADIMNKMHKVVFSSTLGQLEWNNAHLAVKGLEQEVRSLKEKEGKDIMIIGSASLVQQLTGLGLIDEYRFLLFPVLLGGGKPLFKAQEKAINLHLTKSKAYTNGTLLLSYTRE from the coding sequence ATGGGAAAACTAATAGCGTATGAATTTCTTTCCATGGACGGTTATATGGCTGGTAAGGCAGGCCAGGAAATGGATTTTGTGACCAGTAAATTTTTACCGGAGATGGAGGAGGATATTGCATTGGCCTATCAGCATGTTGATAGGTTCCTTTTTGGAAAGACCACGTATGAAAGCCTCGCCCAATACTGGCCTACTGTATCGCAGGAAGAAGAACCTCTGGCCGATATTATGAATAAAATGCACAAAGTGGTCTTTTCAAGTACGTTGGGACAATTGGAATGGAACAATGCCCACCTGGCGGTGAAAGGGCTTGAGCAAGAAGTAAGGTCTTTGAAGGAAAAGGAAGGGAAAGATATCATGATCATTGGCAGTGCCAGCCTGGTCCAACAGTTGACAGGTCTGGGGTTAATTGATGAATATAGGTTTTTGTTGTTTCCGGTTTTACTGGGAGGAGGCAAACCATTGTTCAAGGCACAGGAAAAAGCCATTAACCTTCATTTGACAAAATCAAAAGCTTATACAAACGGGACGTTACTGTTAAGCTACACGAGGGAATAG
- a CDS encoding alpha/beta fold hydrolase: MVKKNGLDRKYFTTQDGCEIVYKIDGEVTNPVLVLSNSIATDLAMWDGQVEAFCKSYRLLRFDTRGHGLSESPVGDYSVARLAKDVIELMDYLGIEKAHFCGLSLGGFIGQWLGVHVPHRLDKLILANTSPYLGPDTIWNENIHLLRNGSDMSHFEELFINGWFPKQMINNQKNRVVPFRKMILSTSPIGLAGAYAAVRDADFRKTNALIPNKTLILAGEHDQVTKPEHSKLMHEVIRGATLKVLPVVHLSNIERINEFERLVLQFLSSP, translated from the coding sequence ATGGTCAAAAAGAATGGGCTTGATCGTAAGTATTTTACCACCCAGGATGGTTGTGAAATTGTATATAAAATTGACGGTGAGGTTACTAATCCTGTTTTGGTGTTGTCCAATTCAATAGCTACGGATCTGGCCATGTGGGATGGACAGGTGGAGGCCTTTTGCAAAAGCTACAGGCTTTTGCGGTTTGATACAAGAGGACATGGCTTATCTGAAAGCCCTGTTGGCGATTACTCTGTAGCGCGCTTGGCAAAAGATGTCATAGAGTTAATGGATTACCTCGGTATTGAGAAAGCCCATTTTTGCGGCCTTTCGCTCGGAGGTTTTATCGGGCAGTGGTTAGGTGTACATGTGCCTCACAGGTTAGATAAATTAATTCTTGCAAACACCTCTCCATACCTCGGTCCCGATACCATCTGGAATGAGAACATTCATTTACTTCGAAACGGTTCAGATATGTCACACTTTGAAGAGCTCTTCATCAATGGGTGGTTTCCAAAGCAAATGATAAATAACCAGAAGAATAGAGTTGTTCCTTTTCGAAAAATGATCCTCAGTACCTCACCCATCGGGCTTGCAGGGGCGTATGCAGCAGTTAGAGATGCTGATTTTCGCAAAACCAATGCCCTTATACCTAATAAAACATTGATTTTGGCGGGTGAGCATGATCAAGTTACCAAACCGGAACACAGTAAGCTTATGCATGAAGTAATTCGAGGTGCTACACTTAAGGTTTTGCCTGTTGTCCACCTCTCAAATATTGAAAGAATAAATGAATTTGAACGATTGGTACTGCAATTTTTAAGCAGTCCTTGA
- a CDS encoding ATP-binding protein, giving the protein MRLVEKKGPKALPPVRDNGPGIPEEYRKNIYKVFFRLNRDRQPPGPSIIKAILSENNGGIWTGSPVGGRTVFHFTVPLEQ; this is encoded by the coding sequence TTGCGACTTGTTGAAAAGAAAGGACCAAAAGCCCTCCCACCGGTCCGGGACAATGGCCCGGGCATCCCGGAGGAATACAGGAAAAACATATACAAAGTTTTCTTCCGCCTGAACAGGGACAGACAACCTCCTGGGCCGTCAATTATCAAAGCCATCCTCTCTGAAAACAATGGGGGGATATGGACAGGGTCCCCTGTGGGAGGACGCACCGTTTTCCATTTTACCGTACCGTTGGAGCAATAA
- a CDS encoding zeta toxin family protein, which yields MLARIKSLIRNGESFAFETTLSTRSYTKLIKDAKEKGFQVYLLFFWLHSPQLAVERMRVRVLEGDTISPMM from the coding sequence ATGCTTGCCCGGATCAAAAGCCTGATCAGGAATGGGGAAAGTTTTGCTTTTGAAACTACCCTTTCGACCAGGAGTTATACCAAACTCATCAAAGATGCAAAGGAAAAGGGGTTTCAGGTATATCTACTTTTCTTTTGGTTACATTCACCCCAATTGGCCGTCGAACGGATGAGGGTAAGGGTCCTGGAGGGGGACACCATATCCCCTATGATGTGA
- a CDS encoding beta-N-acetylhexosaminidase, translating to MKYTRSVCFLLGWMVAVMAHADLEAQIIPYPLSIVALEGALELNAGVPIIAGDGLGTEAGFLSDYLKEHFQTASPIMENGSGIQLRLNGDLADSLGNEGYSMVIDQSIEIVAPTPTGIFYGVQTLKQLLAPEFSKGVTDHVQVANTRIVDRPRFSWRAFMLDDCRNFMGMDVVKKMLDHMAMLKMNVFHWHLTDDQAWRIEIKKYPKLTEVGGTRKDTQLARGSSDRVGEPQTGHYTQEEIREIIRYAADRHIVIVPEIEMPGHAMAAIAAYPWIGSLGTTVEVPVTFGKMEDSFNVTDPRVVRFLKDILDEVAALFPGDAIHIGGDEVNHNPWMDSESIRGYMRANGLSTPMDLQIHFTNQISSYLASKGKRMMGWNDILGHDIHDERSGSTEKVEQTLEKSSIVHFWKGDLGLVESAARDGYEVVNSNHWDTYLDYTYQRLPLSKAYAFDPVPAGLPEAYHGKILGLGTQMWTEYTRTEADMLRQAFPRILAYAEVGWSFPENKNYDRFLKAVKGITMQFRQNGIVFGDYLEE from the coding sequence ATGAAATATACCAGATCAGTTTGTTTTCTCCTTGGTTGGATGGTAGCCGTAATGGCCCATGCCGACCTGGAAGCCCAGATCATCCCCTATCCATTGAGCATAGTGGCCTTGGAAGGTGCCTTGGAATTGAATGCAGGAGTACCGATTATCGCAGGAGATGGACTGGGGACAGAAGCCGGATTCCTGTCGGACTATCTGAAGGAACATTTTCAAACCGCATCTCCGATCATGGAAAACGGAAGTGGTATCCAGCTACGTCTGAATGGGGATTTGGCGGATTCCCTGGGTAATGAAGGATATTCCATGGTGATTGACCAATCCATTGAAATAGTTGCCCCTACTCCTACAGGGATATTCTATGGTGTCCAGACGCTGAAACAATTGTTGGCTCCGGAGTTTTCCAAGGGGGTAACCGACCATGTCCAGGTTGCCAATACAAGAATTGTCGATAGGCCACGGTTTTCCTGGAGGGCATTTATGTTGGATGATTGCAGGAATTTCATGGGCATGGATGTGGTCAAGAAGATGCTGGACCACATGGCCATGCTGAAAATGAACGTTTTTCATTGGCATTTGACAGACGACCAGGCCTGGCGCATAGAGATCAAAAAATACCCCAAGCTTACTGAAGTGGGCGGTACAAGAAAAGACACCCAATTGGCTAGAGGAAGCAGTGATAGGGTAGGGGAACCACAAACGGGCCATTATACCCAAGAGGAGATCAGGGAAATCATCCGATATGCAGCAGACCGCCATATCGTGATCGTTCCGGAAATAGAAATGCCAGGCCATGCCATGGCAGCGATAGCGGCCTACCCATGGATCGGTTCGTTGGGAACTACCGTGGAAGTGCCGGTTACATTTGGGAAAATGGAAGACTCTTTCAATGTAACAGACCCAAGGGTCGTTCGGTTTCTAAAGGATATATTGGATGAAGTGGCAGCCCTGTTTCCGGGTGATGCCATTCATATTGGCGGGGATGAAGTCAACCATAATCCATGGATGGATTCCGAATCCATCAGGGGGTATATGCGTGCCAACGGACTTTCTACCCCGATGGACCTTCAGATTCATTTTACCAATCAGATTTCTTCCTATCTTGCCTCAAAGGGCAAAAGGATGATGGGATGGAACGATATATTGGGCCATGATATTCACGATGAACGAAGTGGTTCCACCGAAAAGGTGGAACAGACGCTGGAAAAATCATCTATTGTCCATTTTTGGAAAGGAGACCTGGGACTGGTGGAATCAGCGGCCAGAGATGGTTATGAAGTGGTCAACAGCAACCATTGGGATACCTATCTTGACTATACCTACCAAAGGCTTCCCTTATCAAAGGCCTATGCATTTGATCCGGTTCCGGCAGGTTTGCCCGAAGCGTACCATGGCAAAATTTTAGGATTGGGCACACAGATGTGGACCGAATATACCAGGACCGAAGCTGACATGCTCAGGCAGGCGTTCCCCCGTATATTGGCATATGCCGAGGTCGGCTGGTCTTTTCCCGAGAATAAAAATTACGACAGGTTCCTTAAAGCCGTAAAAGGAATAACGATGCAGTTTAGGCAAAATGGGATAGTATTTGGCGATTATTTGGAAGAATGA
- a CDS encoding N-acetylglucosamine-6-phosphate deacetylase yields MGKIEHIEGIHYQTQRPIRLTFDGEWITGMEEQEHISSSLMIAPGLVDLQVNGFQGVDFNEPGLTVDEVVSCTRRLWENGVTTFFPTLITASEAALSDAIKKIVQACQDPVIARTIAGIHLEGPFISKDAGPRGAHPLKYVQAPNWGLVSRLQKVAKGKIKLVTLSPEHDQTNEVIKKCVAEQIHVAIGHTAAKTDQLGKAVEVGADLSTHLGNAAHLSLPRHPNYIWDQLALDGLWTSMISDGFHLPDAVMKVFMRVKPDKTFLVSDSTKFAGQPAGSYQSPIGGTVRLSPGGRLCMQDNPNLLAGSAASLKSCLEYLARAKLASLPQAIDMASIRPLSYLAKGKKIKAFQKGSRADVVLFEYKDHKMVIHRAIKSGRQVYSSEI; encoded by the coding sequence ATGGGGAAAATAGAACATATCGAAGGCATCCACTATCAAACACAACGGCCTATCCGGCTGACATTTGATGGGGAATGGATTACTGGCATGGAAGAACAAGAGCATATTTCCTCTTCCCTGATGATTGCTCCCGGACTGGTAGATCTACAGGTCAATGGATTTCAGGGAGTGGATTTTAACGAACCCGGCCTTACGGTGGATGAAGTGGTATCCTGTACGCGGAGACTTTGGGAAAATGGCGTGACGACGTTTTTTCCGACGTTGATCACGGCCAGTGAAGCAGCATTGTCGGATGCCATCAAGAAGATAGTACAAGCCTGCCAGGACCCGGTGATAGCCAGAACAATAGCAGGGATCCATTTGGAAGGCCCATTCATCAGTAAGGATGCGGGGCCTCGGGGAGCGCATCCGCTTAAATATGTGCAAGCACCAAACTGGGGACTGGTTTCCCGTCTTCAAAAAGTGGCGAAGGGAAAGATCAAGTTGGTCACCCTTTCTCCCGAACATGATCAAACCAACGAGGTGATAAAAAAATGTGTGGCCGAGCAAATCCACGTAGCCATTGGGCATACCGCGGCCAAGACCGACCAGCTTGGAAAGGCCGTTGAGGTAGGGGCGGACCTTTCGACGCATTTGGGGAATGCCGCCCACCTTTCCTTGCCGAGACATCCCAATTATATCTGGGATCAGCTGGCTTTGGATGGGCTCTGGACAAGTATGATATCAGATGGGTTTCATTTGCCCGATGCGGTCATGAAGGTGTTCATGCGCGTAAAGCCCGACAAAACTTTCTTGGTGAGTGATTCCACCAAGTTTGCTGGCCAACCGGCCGGCAGCTATCAAAGCCCCATAGGGGGAACGGTTAGGCTGAGCCCTGGGGGGAGGCTGTGCATGCAGGACAATCCCAATTTATTGGCAGGGTCGGCAGCTTCACTCAAATCCTGCCTGGAATATTTGGCCCGAGCAAAACTCGCATCACTTCCCCAGGCCATTGACATGGCATCGATCAGGCCACTTTCCTATTTGGCAAAGGGCAAGAAAATCAAGGCCTTCCAGAAAGGAAGCAGGGCGGATGTGGTCCTGTTTGAATACAAGGACCATAAAATGGTGATCCACAGGGCCATCAAGAGTGGGAGACAAGTTTATTCATCGGAAATATAG